A window of the Brumimicrobium sp. genome harbors these coding sequences:
- a CDS encoding DNA/RNA non-specific endonuclease, whose amino-acid sequence MKKLFFILSILGHSISFSQDSQTDYSLVNEQSTCMEYLLPLFTIHGVPKNQNENDTLSILINHGYCVGYSTKYNQPRWVAYQVSNAKQDVDYSRFPFFVDDTRLNPENRIGSETFGGGYDLGHLAPNAAINRQYSKLSLMETFLMSNISPQTADLNRGVWQKLEAKIYTDYISEKEHLWVIIGPVFSENPEYITRKNKTKVAIPEAFYCILIRPRVYPYDSPGNSDYLTFLFPQQIDRKQPIDVQFLTNINEIECKTKLNFFPNLTKTMEKKIEEKIATELWEISE is encoded by the coding sequence ATGAAAAAACTATTTTTTATACTATCTATTCTCGGTCATTCTATTTCTTTTTCACAAGATAGTCAGACTGACTACTCTCTGGTTAATGAACAGTCGACCTGTATGGAATATCTTCTACCATTATTTACTATCCATGGTGTACCAAAAAATCAAAATGAAAATGATACACTTTCAATACTAATCAATCATGGATATTGCGTTGGTTATTCAACAAAATATAATCAACCTCGTTGGGTGGCATATCAAGTTTCAAATGCAAAACAAGATGTAGATTATAGTCGTTTTCCATTTTTTGTAGATGATACTCGATTAAATCCAGAAAATAGAATTGGTAGCGAAACATTTGGTGGTGGTTATGATTTGGGACATCTTGCACCAAACGCTGCTATCAATAGACAATATTCAAAGCTTTCTCTGATGGAAACCTTTTTAATGAGTAATATCTCTCCTCAAACAGCCGATCTAAATAGGGGTGTTTGGCAAAAATTAGAAGCAAAAATTTATACCGATTATATCAGTGAAAAAGAACATCTATGGGTAATCATTGGTCCTGTTTTTTCAGAAAACCCTGAATATATTACCCGAAAAAATAAAACAAAAGTTGCAATTCCAGAAGCCTTTTATTGTATTCTAATTAGACCTAGAGTATATCCTTATGATTCACCTGGAAATTCGGATTACTTAACCTTTTTGTTTCCCCAACAAATTGATAGAAAACAGCCTATTGATGTTCAGTTTCTAACAAATATCAATGAAATTGAATGCAAAACAAAACTCAATTTTTTTCCAAATCTAACAAAGACAATGGAAAAGAAAATAGAAGAAAAAATAGCTACCGAATTGTGGGAAATTAGTGAGTAA
- a CDS encoding carboxymuconolactone decarboxylase family protein has product MKIYIQSIAMGVLLLLAFNTSLLGQSKKIAKTEGFITNFEQAKKEAAALNQPIFAFFTGSDWCYWCKNLQAEVLSTPAFKDYAKQNFVLFEADFPQKIAQSEDLKKQNKELAEKYNVTGFPTVFLMDASGKVKVKSGYRPGGPENYIKELNDALAEGKSSTSQDMIVGCGYTANTRIDYVTAAPECVKALYNIEEYLGKCGIEQTLLTLIRSRVSQINGCAYCLDGHTKEAHDQKIDDQRIYLLPVWREAPCYTDRERAALAWAEALTLLPQNEIGDELYNKVRRYFNEKELVDLTYAIISINSWNRLAISMRSPVGEGW; this is encoded by the coding sequence ATGAAAATATATATTCAATCCATTGCCATGGGTGTATTGCTCTTATTGGCATTCAATACTTCTTTACTTGGACAAAGTAAAAAAATTGCAAAAACTGAAGGGTTTATCACTAATTTCGAACAAGCTAAAAAAGAAGCTGCCGCTTTAAATCAACCTATTTTTGCTTTCTTTACTGGAAGTGATTGGTGTTATTGGTGTAAGAATCTTCAAGCTGAAGTGCTGTCAACTCCAGCATTTAAGGATTATGCAAAACAAAATTTCGTACTTTTTGAAGCAGATTTTCCTCAAAAAATAGCACAAAGTGAAGATTTAAAAAAACAAAATAAAGAGCTGGCCGAAAAATATAATGTTACTGGTTTTCCTACTGTATTCTTAATGGATGCATCTGGAAAAGTTAAAGTAAAATCTGGTTATCGTCCAGGTGGTCCTGAAAACTACATTAAAGAACTCAACGATGCATTAGCGGAAGGAAAAAGCTCCACATCACAAGATATGATTGTGGGATGTGGTTATACAGCTAATACTCGTATCGATTATGTAACTGCTGCTCCAGAATGTGTAAAAGCACTTTATAATATTGAAGAATATCTTGGAAAATGCGGTATAGAACAAACTTTATTAACCCTTATTCGCTCTCGTGTCTCTCAAATTAACGGTTGCGCTTACTGTTTAGATGGACACACAAAAGAAGCACATGACCAGAAAATAGATGATCAACGAATTTATTTACTCCCTGTCTGGAGAGAAGCTCCGTGTTATACAGATAGAGAAAGAGCAGCTTTAGCTTGGGCAGAAGCATTGACTTTATTACCTCAAAATGAGATAGGAGATGAATTATATAATAAAGTTAGACGCTACTTTAATGAAAAAGAATTAGTAGATTTAACCTATGCAATTATCTCTATTAATAGTTGGAATCGTTTAGCTATATCCATGAGATCACCTGTGGGTGAAGGTTGGTAA
- a CDS encoding MliC family protein: MKKLIFILVFICSIYACESNEPEINSSGEIVSLIYTDAKEQQLHLVFDNSKDIVTITFNGDVAELPSQKAASGIWYENDQYELRGKGEHITLYKDKKIVFEN; the protein is encoded by the coding sequence ATGAAAAAGTTAATTTTTATCTTGGTATTCATTTGTTCAATATACGCTTGTGAATCGAATGAGCCTGAAATCAATTCGTCTGGCGAAATTGTTTCATTGATATATACTGATGCAAAAGAGCAACAACTTCATTTAGTTTTTGATAATTCAAAAGACATAGTTACTATCACATTTAATGGAGATGTGGCAGAACTACCAAGTCAAAAAGCAGCTTCTGGAATTTGGTATGAAAATGATCAATACGAACTAAGAGGAAAAGGAGAACATATTACACTTTACAAAGACAAAAAAATTGTTTTTGAAAATTAG
- a CDS encoding thiamine pyrophosphate-binding protein: MKLTGAQIAVKALENLGIKYTFGIPGTHTTEIYDALTHSKQIEPILVAHEAGGAFMADAISRTSDSVGCLMIVPAAGLTHALSGIGEAYLAGIPMIVISGGIRRDTGKHYQLHQIDMQPIAKNVTKAQYLIEKSEDIPAILYEAYNVALSGEPGPVFVEIPVEIMMFSSDLKEIPAYVPNIIRPSLDKTKISQAVELLKAAKNPYLFLGWGAKDAQEYSIKIAEKLQAPVSVTMQGKSVFPNNHSLFAGCFLGKSAQPSGRETFKKHDALLAVGCRFSEISTGSYGIEAPKNLIHIDINKEVFDKNYPTTLAIEGDATEVLKAIWEELKDVEISNDNTQIAGKIQQLKTDYFNEWLGKKQNDKVSPGYFFDYLNKHAGDDSIVVLDDGNHTFLACELLTTVKPGHLISPTDFNCMGYCIPAAIAAKLANPEKRVIAITGDGASQMTGLELITAKTYDVAPIVCVFNDGELGQIAQFQEIPLKIKANSIIGHLNFEGLALATGCEYLHLGNDNQIDGIMQTAFEFANKGKAVLVDVTIDYSKKTAFTKGVVKTNLSRFPLGEKIRFIARAVKRHTIG; encoded by the coding sequence ATGAAACTAACCGGAGCTCAAATAGCAGTAAAAGCACTCGAAAACCTCGGGATTAAATATACCTTTGGTATCCCTGGTACGCATACTACTGAAATTTATGACGCGCTTACACACTCCAAACAAATTGAACCTATTTTAGTTGCGCATGAAGCTGGTGGTGCTTTTATGGCTGATGCAATTTCTAGAACTTCAGATTCTGTGGGTTGCTTAATGATTGTTCCAGCAGCTGGCTTGACACACGCTTTGAGTGGAATTGGAGAGGCTTATTTGGCTGGTATTCCTATGATTGTCATTTCAGGTGGCATTCGTAGAGATACAGGAAAACACTATCAGTTACACCAAATTGATATGCAACCTATTGCTAAAAATGTCACCAAAGCACAATACCTCATCGAAAAATCAGAAGATATTCCTGCTATTCTATACGAAGCATATAATGTTGCTTTGAGTGGGGAACCCGGGCCTGTATTCGTTGAGATCCCAGTGGAAATTATGATGTTTAGCTCAGATTTAAAAGAAATTCCTGCGTATGTACCAAACATCATTCGTCCAAGCTTAGATAAAACAAAAATTAGTCAAGCAGTTGAACTACTAAAAGCTGCTAAAAATCCTTATTTATTCTTAGGTTGGGGAGCTAAAGACGCACAAGAGTATTCTATTAAAATCGCTGAAAAACTTCAAGCACCCGTTTCTGTTACCATGCAGGGAAAGAGTGTTTTTCCTAATAATCATTCGCTGTTTGCAGGATGTTTCCTTGGGAAAAGTGCCCAGCCATCAGGAAGGGAAACCTTTAAAAAACACGATGCTTTATTGGCTGTAGGTTGTCGATTTTCAGAAATTTCCACAGGAAGTTACGGAATTGAAGCACCAAAAAATTTAATTCACATCGATATCAATAAAGAAGTTTTTGATAAGAATTACCCCACAACACTTGCTATCGAAGGAGATGCAACTGAAGTATTAAAAGCTATCTGGGAGGAATTAAAAGATGTAGAAATTTCAAACGACAACACCCAAATTGCTGGCAAAATTCAACAACTAAAAACAGATTATTTCAATGAGTGGTTAGGTAAGAAACAAAACGATAAAGTGTCTCCTGGTTATTTCTTTGATTATCTAAATAAACATGCAGGTGATGACAGTATTGTAGTTTTAGATGATGGTAATCATACCTTTTTAGCTTGTGAATTACTAACAACAGTAAAACCTGGTCATCTGATTTCTCCAACTGATTTCAATTGTATGGGATATTGCATTCCAGCTGCTATCGCTGCAAAATTAGCTAATCCCGAAAAACGTGTGATTGCTATTACGGGAGATGGTGCATCTCAAATGACAGGGTTGGAATTAATCACTGCAAAAACATATGATGTTGCTCCTATCGTATGTGTTTTTAACGACGGAGAACTCGGACAAATTGCTCAATTTCAGGAAATACCTTTAAAAATTAAAGCTAATTCGATTATCGGTCATTTGAATTTTGAAGGACTTGCTTTAGCAACAGGTTGTGAATATCTTCATTTAGGAAATGATAATCAGATAGATGGAATTATGCAAACTGCTTTTGAATTTGCAAATAAAGGCAAAGCTGTTTTAGTTGATGTAACAATTGATTACAGTAAAAAAACAGCTTTTACAAAAGGAGTTGTTAAAACTAATTTGTCGCGTTTCCCACTGGGAGAAAAAATACGTTTTATTGCCAGAGCTGTTAAAAGACATACCATAGGATAA